The following proteins are co-located in the Seriola aureovittata isolate HTS-2021-v1 ecotype China chromosome 7, ASM2101889v1, whole genome shotgun sequence genome:
- the si:dkey-30e9.6 gene encoding uncharacterized protein si:dkey-30e9.6 — protein sequence MAPYGLLHPLPSVCFEGKIQFSASQDLRLARSKYFKLPETEIKSDVWSIKPPDFSLKLYRSLSVPQEKERKTTVEVPQTTETKRRTGIFLPNVLDQSYKRKDHPKFITLYRPPDPLETELMFVRTGKYLSEPYKNPKPHNFRPLDDDLPDIVTTYERDPGNLNLKLRHLDTMRTIRSDIYFSSRDTKTRMDTYKPAEPRWDAGLILPLPPWPPKSASYTRHRRRRAAHSAFLDRVEEKLSRSWKNKS from the exons ATGGCTCCATATGGTTTGTTGCATCCGCTGCCCTCAGTCTGCTTTGAAGGAAAAATCCAATTCTCTGCAAGTCAAGACCTCCGCCTTGCAAGAAGCAAATATTTTAAGCTGCCAGAGACTGAGATCAAGAGTGACGTGTGGAGCATCAAGCCGCCGGATTTCTCCCTGAAGCTGTACAGATCTCTGTCGGTTCCtcaggagaaagaaagaaagacaactGTAGAAGTCCCACAAACCActgaaacaaagaggagaaCTGGAATATTTCTACCTAATGTTTTAGATCAGAGTTACAAGAGGAAAGACCATCCAAAGTTCATCACATTGTACAGGCCTCCTGATCCTCTGGAGACTGAGCTGATGTTTGTCAGGACGGGAAAGTATCTTTCTGAACCTTACAAGAACCCAAAACCTCATAACTTCAGACCG CTTGATGACGACCTTCCAGACATAGTAACTACATATGAGAGAGATCCTGGCAACCTGAATTTAAAATTAAGGCACTTGGACACAA tgCGGACCATCAGATCTGACATATACTTCAGTTCAAGGGACACCAAGACAAGGATGGACACATATAAACCTGCAGAGCCCAGATGGGATGCGGGGCTCATCCTCCCTCTGCCGCCCTGGCCTCCAAAATCAGCCTCCTACACT agacacCGGCGAAGACGAGCAGCGCACAGTGCCTTCTTGGATCGAGTGGAAGAGAAGCTCTCAAGAtcctggaaaaataaatcatga
- the arl4aa gene encoding ADP-ribosylation factor-like 4aa, with translation MGNGLSEQPSFLSSVPFFQSFHIAILGLDSAGKTTVLYRLQFNEFVNTVPTKGFNAEKVKVSLGGHRTVTFHFWDVGGQEKLRPLWKSYTRCTDGIIFVVDSVDAERMEEAKTELHKIAKTSENQGVPLLVVANKQDLRHSLGLADVEKLLALKELGPATPWHLQPACAIIGDGLRDGLERLHDMILKRRKVLRQQRKKR, from the coding sequence ATGGGGAATGGATTGTCGGAACAACCTAGCTTCCTGTCAAGCGTCCCGTTCTTCCAGTCGTTTCACATCGCCATCCTTGGGCTGGACTCTGCGGGGAAGACCACCGTTTTGTACCGACTGCAGTTCAACGAGTTCGTGAACACGGTGCCCACCAAAGGTTTCAATGCGGAGAAGGTCAAAGTGTCTCTGGGCGGACACAGGACTGTGACGTTCCACTTCTGGGACGTCGGTGGTCAGGAGAAGCTACGCCCCCTGTGGAAGTCGTACACGCGATGCACGGACGGCATCATATTCGTGGTGGACTCTGTGGATGCGGAGCGCATGGAGGAGGCCAAAACGGAGCTCCATAAAATCGCCAAGACCTCCGAAAACCAAGGGGTGCCCCTGCTGGTGGTGGCCAACAAACAGGACTTGAGACACTCCCTGGGATTGGCTGATGTAGAGAAATTGCTGGCGCTGAAAGAACTGGGCCCTGCAACTCCTTGGCATCTGCAGCCAGCCTGCGCCATCATCGGAGACGGGCTCAGGGACGGCCTGGAAAGACTCCACGACATGATCCTGAAAAGGAGAAAGGTGCTCcggcagcagaggaagaagagataa